In Mycolicibacterium alvei, a single window of DNA contains:
- the secA2 gene encoding accessory Sec system translocase SecA2 — translation MSKTSSAKPGRLSSKFWKLLGASTERNEARSLSEVKGAAEFEDKAAKLDDEQLTKAAKLLELQDLAASADMPQFLALAREAAERTTSLRPFDVQLLGALRMLAGDVVEMATGEGKTLSGAIAAAGYAIGGRHVHVITINDYLAKRDAEWMGPLLEALGLTVGWITEDSTAEERRAAYGCDVTYASVNEIGFDVLRDQLVTDVADLVSPNPDVALIDEADSVLVDEALVPLVLAGTSHREQPRVEVIRMVGDLISGTDSSENFATDDDSRNVHLTETGARKLEARLGGIDLYSEEHVATTLTEINVALHAHVLLQRDVHYIVRDGAVHLINASRGRIASLQRWPDGLQAAVEAKEGIETTETGEVLDTITVQALVNRYPTVCGMTGTALAAGEQLRQFYKLGVSPIPPNKPNIREDETDRVYLTESAKNHAIVEHIAEVHETGQPVLVGTHDVAESEDLHRRLVKAGVPAVVLNAKNDAEEASVIAEAGKLGSVTVSTQMAGRGTDIRLGGSDVGDDSTEKEKVADLGGLHVVGTGRHHTERLDNQLRGRAGRQGDPGSTVFFSSWDDEVVAAHLDDTKLPTETDEDGRIIAPKAAGLLDHAQRIAEGRLLDVHANTWRYNQLIAQQRAIIVDRRETLLRTDTARQELEARSPERYATLAEELGEDGEEKLTKICRLIMLYHLDRGWCDHLAFLADIRESIHLRALGRQNPLDEFHRMAVDAFASLAADAIEAAQQTFDTADSIEDEPGIDLSKLARPTSTWTYMVHDNPLNDDTMSALSLPGVFR, via the coding sequence GTGTCGAAGACGTCCAGCGCCAAACCGGGCCGCTTGAGCAGCAAGTTCTGGAAGCTACTGGGGGCCAGTACCGAGCGGAACGAGGCCCGGTCGCTCTCCGAGGTCAAGGGTGCAGCCGAGTTCGAAGACAAGGCTGCCAAACTCGACGACGAGCAGCTGACCAAGGCTGCCAAGCTGCTCGAGCTGCAGGACCTGGCCGCATCGGCCGACATGCCGCAGTTCCTGGCGCTGGCCCGCGAGGCTGCCGAGAGAACGACGTCCCTGCGCCCCTTTGACGTACAGCTGCTCGGCGCGCTGCGCATGCTCGCCGGCGACGTCGTCGAGATGGCCACCGGTGAGGGCAAGACCCTGTCCGGGGCGATCGCGGCGGCCGGCTACGCGATCGGCGGCCGGCACGTCCATGTCATCACCATCAACGACTATCTGGCCAAGCGCGACGCGGAGTGGATGGGCCCGCTGCTGGAGGCGCTCGGCCTGACCGTCGGCTGGATCACCGAGGATTCGACGGCCGAAGAACGGCGCGCCGCCTACGGGTGCGACGTGACCTACGCGTCGGTCAACGAGATCGGCTTCGATGTGCTGCGTGACCAGCTGGTCACCGATGTCGCCGATCTGGTGTCACCCAATCCCGATGTCGCGCTCATCGACGAGGCCGACTCGGTCCTGGTCGACGAGGCGCTGGTGCCGCTGGTGCTGGCCGGCACCAGCCACCGGGAACAGCCGCGCGTCGAGGTCATCCGCATGGTGGGCGACCTGATCAGCGGCACGGATTCCTCGGAGAATTTTGCGACCGACGACGACAGCCGCAACGTGCATCTCACCGAGACCGGCGCTCGCAAGCTGGAGGCCCGCCTCGGCGGCATCGACCTGTACTCCGAGGAGCATGTCGCCACCACGCTCACCGAGATCAATGTCGCCCTGCACGCGCATGTGCTGCTGCAGCGCGATGTGCATTACATCGTCCGTGACGGCGCGGTCCACCTGATCAACGCGTCCCGCGGCCGTATCGCCTCGCTGCAGCGCTGGCCGGACGGTCTGCAGGCCGCCGTCGAGGCCAAGGAGGGCATCGAGACCACCGAGACCGGCGAGGTCCTCGACACGATCACGGTGCAGGCACTGGTCAACCGCTATCCGACCGTGTGCGGCATGACCGGTACCGCGCTCGCCGCCGGCGAGCAACTGCGCCAGTTCTACAAGCTCGGGGTGTCACCGATCCCGCCGAACAAGCCCAATATCCGCGAGGACGAGACGGACCGGGTGTACCTCACCGAGTCCGCCAAGAACCACGCCATCGTCGAGCACATCGCGGAGGTGCACGAGACCGGTCAGCCGGTGCTCGTCGGCACCCACGACGTGGCCGAATCCGAAGACCTGCATCGCAGGCTGGTCAAGGCGGGCGTCCCCGCCGTCGTGCTCAACGCCAAGAACGATGCCGAAGAAGCTTCGGTGATCGCCGAGGCCGGCAAGCTGGGCTCCGTCACGGTGTCGACCCAGATGGCCGGTCGCGGCACCGATATCCGGCTCGGCGGGTCCGATGTGGGTGACGACTCGACGGAGAAGGAAAAGGTCGCCGATCTCGGCGGGCTGCACGTGGTCGGCACGGGCCGGCATCACACCGAACGCCTGGACAACCAGTTGCGCGGGCGGGCCGGACGCCAGGGCGACCCCGGCTCGACGGTGTTCTTCTCCAGTTGGGACGACGAAGTCGTGGCTGCCCACCTCGACGACACCAAGTTGCCTACCGAAACCGACGAGGACGGCCGGATCATCGCCCCCAAGGCGGCCGGTCTTCTCGACCACGCACAGCGCATCGCCGAGGGCAGGCTGCTCGACGTGCACGCCAACACCTGGCGGTACAACCAGTTGATCGCCCAGCAACGGGCGATCATCGTGGACCGCCGCGAAACCCTGCTGCGCACCGACACCGCCCGCCAGGAGTTGGAAGCTCGCTCACCGGAGCGTTACGCCACCCTGGCCGAGGAGCTCGGCGAGGACGGCGAGGAGAAGCTGACCAAGATCTGCCGGCTGATCATGCTCTACCACCTCGACCGAGGCTGGTGTGACCACCTGGCGTTCCTCGCCGACATCCGGGAGAGCATCCACCTGAGGGCGTTGGGTCGCCAGAACCCGCTCGACGAGTTCCACCGGATGGCCGTCGACGCATTCGCCTCGCTGGCCGCCGATGCCATCGAGGCTGCCCAGCAGACCTTCGACACCGCGGATTCGATCGAGGACGAACCGGGAATCGATCTGTCCAAGTTGGCGCGGCCGACATCGACGTGGACGTACATGGTCCACGACAATCCACTCAACGACGACACCATGTCGGCGCTGAGCCTGCCGGGTGTGTTCCGCTAG
- a CDS encoding CDP-alcohol phosphatidyltransferase family protein yields MDHAVRDRVLTVPNALSVLRLLLVPVFLWLLFGAHANGWAVAVLMFSGFSDWADGKIARLVDNQASRLGELLDPLVDRIYMVIVPVALALYGVVPWWLVLTLLGRDVLLAATLPVLRRRGLTALPVTYLGKAATFALMSGFPWVLLGQWDATWSRVALACGWAFLLWGVALYLWSAVLYLVQVGMVVRQLPVQRA; encoded by the coding sequence ATGGACCATGCCGTGCGCGATCGGGTGCTGACGGTGCCCAACGCGCTCAGCGTGTTGCGCCTGCTGCTCGTGCCGGTGTTCCTGTGGCTGCTGTTCGGTGCGCACGCCAACGGGTGGGCCGTGGCGGTCCTGATGTTCAGCGGGTTCTCCGACTGGGCCGACGGCAAGATCGCGCGCCTCGTCGACAACCAGGCGTCCCGGCTCGGCGAGCTGCTCGACCCACTCGTCGACCGGATCTACATGGTCATCGTCCCGGTCGCCTTGGCGCTGTACGGCGTGGTGCCGTGGTGGTTGGTGCTGACCCTGCTCGGCCGCGACGTACTGCTGGCCGCCACGCTGCCGGTGTTGCGCCGCCGCGGACTGACCGCGCTGCCGGTCACGTATCTGGGCAAGGCCGCCACGTTCGCATTGATGTCGGGCTTCCCGTGGGTGCTGCTCGGACAGTGGGACGCGACGTGGAGTCGGGTCGCTCTGGCCTGCGGGTGGGCCTTCCTACTGTGGGGAGTGGCGCTGTACCTGTGGTCGGCGGTGCTGTATCTGGTTCAGGTGGGCATGGTGGTGCGACAACTCCCCGTGCAACGGGCATGA
- a CDS encoding DUF881 domain-containing protein, whose protein sequence is MSTLGGYESGAGLNDHEAHAPTRIPLPSLLRSLLSEHLDPGYAAAAAAREAGDRPRRVRDFGWLLVGAGAIATVFAVAAGQAQTAAPAAREAQHIMAGRVRAAQIGADTASAQRDALVNQVDAERRSLLGRDENGQLLLGSLDTANIEAAAIPLIGPGLTVTVTDPGLSKDLSDVSKQRVAGGQQIILDRDLQLVVNSLWASGAEAVSVGGVRVGAGVTIRQAGGGILVDNQPITSPYAIVAIGPPKGMADAFDRTPGLQRMRLLETSYGVGVNVSAGDGLTVPAVSVRDVNFAKKIG, encoded by the coding sequence ATGAGCACCCTGGGCGGATACGAGTCGGGGGCCGGGCTCAACGACCATGAGGCCCACGCGCCCACGCGGATCCCGCTGCCGTCACTGCTGCGGTCGTTGTTGTCCGAGCATCTCGACCCCGGCTATGCCGCGGCCGCCGCCGCGCGTGAGGCCGGTGACCGACCGCGCCGAGTCCGGGATTTCGGGTGGTTGTTGGTCGGCGCGGGGGCGATCGCCACGGTGTTCGCCGTGGCCGCCGGCCAGGCCCAGACCGCGGCGCCGGCGGCCCGGGAAGCCCAGCACATCATGGCCGGGCGGGTGCGCGCGGCTCAGATCGGCGCGGACACGGCCAGCGCTCAACGCGACGCGCTGGTCAACCAGGTGGACGCCGAGCGGCGCAGCCTGCTCGGTAGGGACGAGAACGGGCAGCTGTTGCTCGGCAGCCTGGACACCGCCAACATCGAAGCGGCCGCCATCCCGTTGATCGGACCCGGGCTGACCGTGACGGTCACCGATCCCGGCCTGTCCAAAGACCTCAGTGACGTGTCCAAACAGCGAGTCGCCGGCGGCCAGCAGATCATCCTCGACCGGGACCTCCAGTTGGTGGTGAACTCCCTGTGGGCCAGTGGCGCAGAGGCGGTTTCGGTGGGCGGCGTGCGGGTCGGTGCCGGCGTCACGATCAGGCAGGCCGGTGGTGGAATTCTGGTCGACAATCAGCCGATCACGAGTCCGTATGCCATTGTGGCCATCGGACCACCGAAGGGGATGGCCGATGCCTTCGACCGCACCCCGGGTTTGCAGCGGATGCGGTTGTTGGAGACTTCCTACGGGGTAGGGGTGAATGTGAGTGCGGGGGACGGCCTGACCGTGCCCGCGGTGTCGGTGCGAGATGTCAACTTCGCCAAAAAGATTGGATAG
- a CDS encoding small basic family protein, with product MIGIVALVVGIVLGLVFHPSVPDFVEPYLPIAVVAALDAVFGGLRAYLERIFDAKVFVVSFVFNVLVAALIVYVGDQLGVGTQLSTAIIVVLGIRIFGNAAALRRRLFGA from the coding sequence ATGATCGGGATCGTCGCACTGGTCGTCGGGATCGTGCTCGGGTTGGTGTTTCACCCCAGCGTTCCCGACTTCGTCGAGCCGTACCTGCCGATCGCCGTGGTGGCGGCACTGGACGCGGTGTTCGGGGGGCTGCGCGCCTACCTGGAGCGCATATTCGACGCCAAGGTGTTCGTGGTCTCGTTCGTGTTCAACGTGTTGGTGGCGGCGCTGATCGTGTACGTCGGTGATCAGTTGGGCGTCGGTACCCAGCTGTCGACGGCGATCATCGTGGTCCTCGGCATCCGGATCTTCGGCAACGCCGCCGCGCTGCGGCGCAGGTTGTTCGGCGCCTGA
- a CDS encoding DUF881 domain-containing protein — translation MSEAEPPPQADPDQPERQAEHQAEHHGRHEMPADVSPRRFRNLRIVRRSRSQLVFGALGVLLCLLLGMAIVTQVRQNESGDSLETARPADLLVLLDSLQQREGSLNTEVADLQRTLQQLQASGSSDQAAIENAQSRLEALSIQIGTVAATGPGVTLTIEDNAPGVPAETMLDVINELRAAGAEAIEIRGADQQPAVRVGIDTWIIGTPGALTVDDVTLRPPYSVLAIGDPPTLAAAMNIPGGAMDSVKRVGGTMVMQQAERVDVTALRQPKQRQYAQPVK, via the coding sequence ATGAGCGAAGCCGAACCACCACCCCAGGCCGATCCGGACCAGCCCGAGCGTCAGGCCGAGCACCAGGCTGAGCACCATGGCCGCCATGAGATGCCCGCCGACGTCTCGCCGCGCCGGTTCCGGAATCTACGGATCGTGCGTCGTAGCCGTTCGCAGTTGGTGTTCGGCGCACTGGGGGTGCTGTTGTGCCTCCTGCTGGGCATGGCGATCGTGACGCAGGTTCGCCAGAACGAGTCGGGGGATTCGCTGGAGACCGCGCGTCCGGCGGATCTGCTGGTGCTGCTCGATTCCCTGCAGCAACGTGAGGGTTCGCTCAACACCGAGGTGGCCGACCTGCAGCGGACGCTGCAGCAGCTGCAGGCCTCGGGCAGCAGCGATCAGGCCGCGATCGAGAACGCCCAGTCCCGGCTGGAGGCGCTGTCCATCCAGATCGGGACGGTGGCCGCCACGGGCCCAGGGGTGACGCTCACCATAGAGGACAACGCTCCCGGGGTGCCCGCCGAAACCATGCTCGATGTGATCAACGAGCTGCGCGCAGCGGGTGCCGAGGCCATCGAGATCCGCGGTGCAGACCAGCAGCCCGCCGTGCGGGTCGGCATCGACACCTGGATCATCGGCACACCTGGTGCGCTCACCGTGGACGACGTGACGCTGCGGCCGCCGTATTCGGTTCTGGCCATAGGGGATCCGCCGACCCTGGCGGCGGCGATGAACATTCCCGGCGGGGCAATGGACAGTGTCAAGCGTGTCGGCGGCACGATGGTGATGCAACAGGCCGAGCGCGTCGACGTCACCGCCTTGCGGCAACCGAAACAACGCCAATACGCTCAGCCCGTCAAATAG
- the gcvH gene encoding glycine cleavage system protein GcvH, translated as MSEIPADLYYTSEHEWVVRTGADTVRVGITDYAQSALGDVVFVQLPDVGTELAAGDAFGEVESTKSVSDLYAPVAAKVVAVNGDLDGSPQLVNSDPYGEGWLVDLRLEEGTLDAALAGLLDADGYRAVVTE; from the coding sequence GTGAGCGAGATCCCAGCCGACCTCTACTACACCTCGGAGCACGAGTGGGTAGTGCGTACCGGTGCCGACACGGTGCGCGTCGGCATCACCGACTATGCACAGTCCGCACTCGGCGACGTGGTCTTCGTCCAACTTCCCGACGTCGGCACCGAGCTGGCCGCCGGCGATGCGTTCGGCGAGGTCGAGTCCACCAAGTCGGTGTCGGACCTGTACGCACCCGTGGCAGCGAAAGTCGTTGCGGTCAACGGTGATCTGGACGGCAGCCCGCAACTGGTCAACTCCGACCCCTACGGCGAAGGCTGGCTGGTCGATCTGCGGCTCGAGGAGGGCACGCTCGACGCCGCTCTGGCCGGTTTGCTCGACGCGGACGGCTACCGCGCCGTCGTGACCGAGTGA
- the garA gene encoding glycogen accumulation regulator GarA, producing MTEKDSNLGADQSEDVTVETTSVFRADFLNELDAPATAGSEGAVSGVEGLPAGSALLVVKRGPNAGSRFLLDQPTTSAGRHPDSDIFLDDVTVSRRHAEFRLESSEFQVVDVGSLNGTYVNREPVDSAVLANGDEVQIGKFRLVFLTGPRSDDDSGPTS from the coding sequence GTGACGGAAAAGGACAGCAATTTGGGAGCCGACCAGTCGGAAGACGTGACGGTGGAAACCACATCGGTATTTCGCGCGGACTTCCTGAACGAACTGGACGCGCCCGCAACGGCTGGTTCCGAAGGCGCCGTTTCCGGCGTCGAGGGCCTGCCCGCGGGCTCGGCATTGCTCGTCGTCAAGCGTGGACCGAACGCCGGATCGCGTTTCCTGCTCGATCAGCCGACCACGTCGGCGGGGCGTCACCCGGACAGCGACATCTTTCTCGATGACGTGACGGTCAGCCGGCGGCACGCCGAGTTCCGGTTGGAGAGCAGCGAGTTCCAGGTCGTCGATGTCGGCAGCCTCAACGGCACGTACGTCAACCGCGAGCCGGTCGATTCGGCCGTGCTCGCCAACGGCGACGAAGTGCAGATCGGGAAGTTCCGCCTGGTGTTCCTCACCGGCCCTCGATCTGACGACGACAGCGGCCCCACCAGCTAG
- the ftsR gene encoding transcriptional regulator FtsR, translated as MTAPDRPALAGMSIGAVLDLLRGDFPDVSISKIRFLEAEGLVTPQRTASGYRRFTAYDCARLRFILTAQRDQYLPLKVIKAQLDAQPDGELPQTGSAYGVPHLVGVSEGGDGPDGAAGVSAVAPTQVRLSREDLLTRSGIDDEMLGALVRNGIITAGPAGFFDEHSVVIAQCARALGDYGVEPRHLRAFRSAADRQSDLIAQIAGPVGKAGTAGARDRADDLAREVAALAITLHTSLIKSAVRDVLDR; from the coding sequence ATGACTGCCCCCGACAGACCTGCGCTGGCCGGGATGTCGATCGGCGCAGTGCTGGACCTGCTGCGGGGCGACTTTCCGGACGTCAGCATCTCCAAGATCCGGTTCCTCGAGGCCGAGGGCCTGGTCACCCCACAACGCACTGCGTCGGGGTACCGACGGTTCACTGCATATGACTGCGCGCGGTTGAGGTTCATCCTGACCGCCCAGCGTGACCAGTACCTACCGTTGAAAGTGATCAAGGCCCAGCTGGACGCCCAGCCGGACGGTGAGTTGCCGCAGACCGGGTCGGCCTACGGGGTGCCCCATCTGGTCGGGGTGTCCGAGGGCGGCGATGGGCCGGACGGCGCCGCCGGTGTTTCCGCTGTGGCGCCGACGCAGGTCCGGTTGTCCCGTGAAGATCTGTTGACCCGCTCGGGTATCGACGACGAGATGCTCGGGGCGTTGGTCCGCAACGGCATCATCACGGCCGGGCCCGCCGGGTTTTTCGACGAACATTCCGTGGTGATCGCCCAATGTGCGCGGGCGCTGGGTGACTACGGTGTCGAGCCCCGCCACCTGCGGGCATTTCGTTCCGCGGCGGACCGCCAATCCGACCTGATCGCGCAGATCGCTGGTCCGGTGGGTAAGGCCGGCACGGCCGGTGCGCGCGACCGCGCCGACGATCTGGCCCGTGAAGTGGCCGCCCTGGCGATCACGCTCCACACGTCGCTGATCAAGTCCGCCGTACGCGACGTTCTGGATCGCTGA